A stretch of Ferribacterium limneticum DNA encodes these proteins:
- a CDS encoding malate dehydrogenase, with translation MSKAPMRVAITGAAGQIGYSLLFRIASGEMLGKDQPVILQLLDLPQAQQAVKGVMMELEDCAFPLLAGMVATDDPNVAFKDADVCLLVGARPRTKGMERADLLTANGAIFTVQGKAIAENANENVKVLVVGNPCNTNAFIAAAAAKKVGRTNPNNYHGMLRLDHNRALSQLANKIGRPVASLKKLVVWGNHSPTMYADYRSTTSNGDSVKALINDHAWNNDTFLPTVGKRGAAIIEARGLSSAASAANAAIDHIRDWVLGSDEWVTMGVPSDGSYGIPAGIVYGFPCECKGGSFKIIQGLEIDEYSREKMNFTLKELTDEAEAVKDML, from the coding sequence ATGTCCAAAGCCCCCATGCGCGTAGCTATTACCGGCGCCGCCGGCCAGATCGGTTATAGCCTGCTGTTCCGCATCGCCTCCGGCGAAATGCTCGGCAAAGATCAGCCGGTCATCCTTCAGTTGCTCGATCTGCCGCAAGCTCAGCAAGCCGTGAAGGGCGTGATGATGGAGCTGGAAGACTGCGCCTTCCCGCTGCTCGCCGGCATGGTTGCCACTGATGACCCGAATGTTGCCTTCAAGGATGCCGACGTCTGCTTGCTGGTTGGCGCCCGTCCGCGCACCAAAGGTATGGAACGCGCTGACCTGTTGACCGCCAACGGCGCCATCTTCACCGTTCAGGGCAAGGCCATTGCTGAAAACGCCAACGAGAACGTCAAGGTTCTGGTCGTCGGCAACCCGTGCAACACCAACGCCTTCATCGCTGCCGCTGCCGCCAAGAAGGTTGGCCGCACCAACCCGAACAACTACCACGGCATGCTGCGCCTGGACCACAACCGCGCCCTGTCGCAGTTGGCCAACAAGATCGGCCGCCCGGTTGCTTCCCTGAAGAAGCTGGTCGTCTGGGGCAACCACTCCCCGACGATGTATGCCGATTACCGCAGCACCACCTCCAACGGTGACAGCGTCAAGGCACTGATCAACGATCACGCCTGGAACAACGACACCTTCCTGCCGACCGTCGGCAAGCGCGGCGCCGCCATCATCGAAGCCCGCGGCCTGTCTTCGGCTGCTTCCGCCGCCAACGCTGCCATCGATCACATCCGTGACTGGGTGCTCGGTTCCGACGAATGGGTCACCATGGGTGTTCCTTCTGATGGTTCCTACGGCATCCCAGCCGGCATCGTCTATGGCTTCCCGTGCGAGTGCAAGGGCGGTTCGTTCAAGATCATCCAGGGTCTGGAAATCGACGAGTACAGCCGCGAGAAGATGAACTTCACGCTCAAGGAACTGACCGACGAAGCAGAAGCCGTCAAGGATATGCTGTAA
- the gltA gene encoding citrate synthase: MTTERKVILTIDGQAPVDFQIMTPTHGNDCVDIRTLGAKTGLFTYDSGFLSTASCKSKITFIDGDVGQLLYRGYPIEQLAENCNFLEVTYLLKNGELPNAKQKSDFEGTIKKHTMVHEQLAKFFSGFRRDAHPMAVMTGVVGALSAFYHDAMDFSDAEHRNISFNRLVAKMPTIVAMAYKYNTGMPFMFPDNELDYTANFMRMMFGNPCEKYVPNPVLVNALDTIFTLHADHEQNASTSTVRLAGSSGANPFACIAAGIACLWGPAHGGANEACLQMLEQIGDVSKVGEYINRAKDKNDSFKLMGFGHRVYKNFDPRAKLMRKVCFDVLSELGLENDRLFKLAMELEKIALEDPYFVEKKLYPNVDFYSGIVQKAIGIPTEMFTCIFALARTVGWMTQWEEMITDPEYKIGRPRQLYMGAAKRDVVPLAQRG; encoded by the coding sequence ATGACGACTGAACGCAAGGTAATTTTGACAATCGATGGACAGGCTCCCGTCGATTTCCAGATCATGACTCCGACGCACGGCAACGATTGCGTTGATATTCGTACCCTTGGTGCCAAGACCGGATTGTTTACATACGATTCCGGCTTCCTTTCCACCGCTAGCTGCAAGTCCAAGATCACATTTATCGATGGCGATGTTGGGCAACTTCTGTATCGCGGCTATCCGATCGAGCAACTGGCCGAGAACTGCAACTTCCTCGAAGTCACCTATTTGTTGAAGAACGGCGAACTGCCGAACGCCAAACAGAAGTCTGATTTTGAGGGCACCATCAAGAAGCACACGATGGTCCATGAGCAACTGGCCAAGTTCTTCTCCGGTTTCCGTCGTGATGCACACCCGATGGCAGTCATGACCGGCGTGGTTGGCGCGCTTTCTGCCTTCTACCATGATGCGATGGATTTTTCCGACGCCGAACATCGCAACATCAGCTTCAACCGTCTGGTTGCCAAGATGCCGACCATCGTCGCCATGGCATACAAGTACAACACGGGCATGCCCTTCATGTTCCCGGACAATGAGCTGGATTACACTGCCAACTTCATGCGCATGATGTTCGGCAATCCATGCGAAAAGTATGTCCCGAATCCAGTTCTGGTCAACGCGCTCGATACCATCTTTACCTTGCATGCCGACCACGAGCAAAATGCTTCGACCTCGACGGTTCGTCTGGCTGGCTCTTCCGGCGCCAATCCGTTTGCCTGTATCGCTGCTGGTATTGCCTGTCTGTGGGGCCCGGCGCACGGTGGTGCCAACGAAGCCTGTCTGCAGATGCTCGAGCAGATCGGTGATGTCTCCAAGGTTGGTGAGTACATCAACCGCGCCAAGGACAAGAACGATTCCTTCAAGCTGATGGGCTTTGGTCACCGCGTTTATAAGAACTTTGATCCGCGCGCCAAACTGATGCGCAAGGTTTGTTTTGACGTTCTGTCTGAACTTGGTCTGGAAAACGACCGCCTGTTCAAGCTGGCCATGGAACTGGAAAAGATCGCCCTGGAAGATCCGTATTTCGTTGAGAAGAAGCTCTACCCGAACGTCGACTTCTACTCCGGTATCGTTCAGAAGGCGATCGGCATTCCGACCGAAATGTTCACCTGCATCTTCGCGCTGGCCCGCACGGTTGGCTGGATGACGCAGTGGGAAGAAATGATCACTGATCCGGAATACAAGATCGGTCGTCCGCGTCAGCTGTACATGGGTGCAGCAAAGCGCGACGTAGTGCCGCTTGCCCAGCGCGGCTAA
- a CDS encoding tRNA pseudouridine(65) synthase TruC produces the protein MPEELPILFRDEHIVVIDKPSGLLVHRSEIDRHETRFAIQILRDQIGQRVWPAHRLDRGTSGVLLFGLSPAMASQLGRQFEQGTVDKRYWAVVRGHPPASGSIDHPLTRQRDPYEFKGEQCSTEAQPALTHFRKLAEIELPVEIDCYPSSRYALLELEPVTGRRHQIRRHLKHLAHPIIGDATYGKGRHNRYFAEQLGSHRLLLACVGMSFNHPVSGQRLDVKTPVSGEFAATLARFGWPGG, from the coding sequence TTGCCTGAAGAACTGCCCATTCTCTTTCGCGACGAGCACATCGTCGTCATCGACAAGCCTTCCGGCTTGCTTGTGCATCGTTCCGAAATCGACCGCCACGAAACGCGCTTCGCCATCCAGATCCTGCGTGATCAGATCGGCCAGCGCGTCTGGCCAGCGCACCGACTAGACCGCGGCACCTCCGGCGTATTGCTTTTCGGGCTGAGCCCAGCCATGGCCAGCCAGCTTGGGCGGCAATTCGAACAAGGCACAGTGGACAAACGTTACTGGGCAGTTGTCCGTGGCCACCCGCCAGCATCTGGCAGCATCGACCATCCACTCACTCGCCAGCGCGACCCTTACGAATTCAAGGGGGAGCAGTGCAGTACCGAGGCACAGCCGGCACTGACCCATTTCCGGAAACTGGCCGAGATCGAGCTACCAGTCGAAATCGACTGTTACCCGAGCAGCCGTTACGCCCTTCTGGAACTGGAGCCGGTAACCGGACGCCGTCACCAGATCAGACGCCATTTAAAGCATCTTGCCCACCCGATCATTGGCGATGCCACCTATGGCAAGGGGCGTCACAACCGTTACTTTGCTGAGCAACTCGGTAGTCACCGATTGCTGCTGGCCTGCGTCGGGATGTCGTTCAACCACCCTGTCAGCGGGCAGCGACTGGATGTAAAAACGCCAGTGTCCGGCGAGTTCGCCGCCACACTGGCGCGCTTTGGCTGGCCTGGCGGCTAG
- a CDS encoding HpcH/HpaI aldolase/citrate lyase family protein, translating into MRHPKAVLFAGEKPFPVLPAVDHYAGSEKLMRKALQLQKELGPIFDITCDCEDGAHAGAEREHAEMAAAVIMSEDNLFNRVGARVHDVTHPHWQQDMEILVSRAGNRLPFITLPKPCSAGDVLVQIETLREIERKFGIDHRIPVHVLIETHGALREVWEIAAQPGVESLDFGLMDFVSGHHGAIPGNAMRSPGQFDHPLVARAKCEISAAALANGIVPAHNVTTELKNIEYIRNDALRARNEFGFLRMWSIHPNQILPIVEAMRPDFSEVQAAAEILIAAQDKDWGPIQHEGKLHDRASYRYYWELLDRAHITGMGIPATAQQRFFA; encoded by the coding sequence ATGCGCCATCCGAAAGCAGTTCTTTTTGCCGGCGAAAAGCCCTTCCCTGTCCTGCCTGCGGTCGACCATTACGCAGGTTCGGAAAAACTGATGCGCAAGGCGCTTCAGTTGCAAAAGGAGCTTGGCCCAATCTTTGATATCACCTGCGACTGCGAAGATGGTGCTCATGCGGGAGCTGAACGCGAGCACGCAGAAATGGCGGCCGCCGTGATCATGAGCGAGGACAACCTGTTCAACCGGGTTGGCGCGCGTGTCCATGACGTCACTCACCCCCATTGGCAGCAGGATATGGAAATCCTGGTCAGCCGGGCTGGAAATCGACTGCCCTTCATCACGCTCCCCAAGCCCTGTAGCGCCGGCGATGTTCTGGTGCAAATCGAAACACTCCGCGAAATCGAGCGAAAGTTTGGTATCGACCACCGGATTCCCGTTCATGTGCTGATCGAAACCCATGGTGCGCTGCGTGAAGTCTGGGAAATCGCCGCCCAGCCCGGTGTCGAAAGCCTGGATTTTGGCTTGATGGACTTTGTTTCAGGGCATCACGGCGCCATCCCCGGCAACGCGATGAGAAGTCCCGGGCAATTTGATCACCCGCTGGTCGCCCGTGCCAAGTGTGAAATCAGCGCCGCCGCACTGGCTAACGGCATTGTTCCGGCACATAACGTGACGACCGAACTGAAAAACATCGAGTACATCCGCAATGATGCGCTGCGTGCGCGAAATGAGTTTGGCTTCCTGCGTATGTGGAGCATTCATCCGAATCAGATCTTGCCCATCGTCGAAGCCATGCGCCCAGACTTCTCCGAAGTGCAGGCGGCCGCCGAGATCCTGATCGCCGCTCAGGACAAGGACTGGGGCCCGATTCAGCATGAAGGCAAACTGCACGATCGAGCCTCCTACCGCTACTACTGGGAACTTCTCGATCGTGCTCACATAACAGGCATGGGCATCCCGGCTACAGCCCAGCAGCGCTTCTTTGCCTGA
- a CDS encoding GntR family transcriptional regulator, with product MTRDVSRSAPRLSSPTFSPLYRQIKDFLIRSLEQGEWGPGDSIPSEGELAARFNVSQGTVRKAIDEMAAENLLVRRQGKGTFVATHSDPRSFYRFLRLVPDDGKATHAVSDPFFCETISATPEVAAALGLQAGDSVLHVKRLLRFNGEPVVFDQIYLVADLFNGLVLEGLRGGERSLYSLFEGDFGVRMIHAEERLRAVAADVHSAELLGVQKGEPLLLVERTAYTYGNKPVEWRRGLYCTRRHYYRNDLG from the coding sequence ATGACCCGTGACGTCTCCCGTTCTGCTCCTCGTTTGTCATCGCCTACCTTCAGTCCGCTCTATCGTCAGATAAAGGATTTTTTGATCCGCAGTCTGGAGCAGGGTGAGTGGGGGCCGGGCGACTCCATTCCCAGCGAGGGAGAGTTGGCGGCACGTTTCAATGTCAGTCAGGGAACGGTGCGCAAGGCGATTGATGAAATGGCTGCCGAGAACCTGCTGGTTCGGCGTCAAGGCAAGGGTACCTTTGTTGCCACGCACAGTGATCCGCGCTCGTTCTATCGCTTTCTGCGCTTGGTGCCGGATGATGGCAAGGCGACGCACGCGGTCAGCGACCCATTTTTTTGTGAAACCATCTCTGCAACGCCCGAGGTGGCCGCTGCACTGGGTTTGCAGGCTGGTGACAGTGTGCTGCACGTCAAGCGTTTGCTGCGTTTTAACGGTGAGCCAGTAGTTTTTGATCAGATTTATCTGGTTGCCGATCTGTTCAATGGCTTGGTGCTTGAGGGGTTGCGTGGTGGTGAGCGCTCCTTGTACAGCCTTTTCGAGGGTGATTTCGGCGTACGAATGATCCACGCGGAAGAGCGTTTGCGGGCGGTTGCCGCTGATGTCCATAGTGCCGAGTTGCTTGGGGTGCAAAAAGGTGAGCCGCTCCTGCTTGTTGAGCGAACGGCTTATACCTATGGAAATAAACCGGTGGAGTGGCGTCGCGGTTTGTATTGCACGCGCCGGCACTATTACCGAAATGATTTGGGTTGA
- a CDS encoding FAD assembly factor SdhE has translation MERADYERLRWRCIRRALLELDITLTRFLDGGEFEKLDGDQQQAFVELADMEDYDLWDLLTGKAEIDDPRLAHMVALIRKS, from the coding sequence ATGGAAAGAGCGGACTACGAGCGCCTGCGCTGGCGTTGTATTCGTCGCGCTCTTCTCGAGCTTGACATCACCCTGACCCGTTTTTTGGATGGTGGTGAATTTGAGAAGTTGGATGGCGATCAGCAACAGGCGTTCGTGGAGCTTGCTGACATGGAGGATTACGATCTGTGGGATTTGCTGACAGGCAAGGCAGAGATTGATGATCCTCGCTTGGCGCACATGGTGGCGCTGATTCGTAAGAGTTGA
- a CDS encoding succinate dehydrogenase iron-sulfur subunit: MSKRMVQFSIYRYDPDKDDAPYMQDISVELEPTDRKLLDALTKLKAKDDAISYRRSCREGVCGSDAMNINGKNGLACLTDIDSLKQPIVLRPLPGLPVIRDLIVDMTQFFKQYHSIKPYLINNDPAPERERLQSPEDREELNGLYECILCACCSTSCPSFWWNPDKFVGPAGLLAAYRFIADTRDQATNERLDNLEDPYRLFRCHTIMNCVDVCPKGLNPTKAIGKIKDMMVRRAV; the protein is encoded by the coding sequence ATGAGCAAACGCATGGTTCAATTCAGTATCTATCGCTACGATCCGGACAAGGATGACGCGCCGTACATGCAGGACATCTCGGTCGAACTCGAACCGACTGACCGCAAGCTGCTGGACGCCTTGACCAAACTTAAGGCCAAGGACGACGCGATCTCCTATCGTCGTTCCTGCCGTGAAGGCGTCTGCGGTTCCGATGCCATGAACATCAACGGCAAGAACGGCCTGGCCTGCCTGACCGATATCGACAGCCTTAAGCAGCCGATCGTGCTGCGTCCGCTGCCCGGCCTGCCGGTCATCCGCGACCTGATCGTCGATATGACTCAGTTCTTCAAGCAGTACCACTCGATCAAGCCGTACCTGATCAATAACGATCCGGCCCCGGAGCGTGAGCGCCTGCAGTCGCCAGAAGACCGCGAGGAACTGAACGGCCTCTACGAGTGCATCCTCTGTGCCTGCTGCTCGACCTCCTGCCCGTCGTTCTGGTGGAACCCGGACAAGTTCGTCGGTCCGGCCGGATTGCTGGCTGCTTACCGCTTCATCGCCGACACCCGCGACCAAGCGACCAACGAGCGTCTCGACAACCTCGAAGACCCGTACCGCCTGTTCCGCTGCCACACCATCATGAACTGTGTTGACGTTTGCCCGAAGGGTCTGAATCCGACCAAGGCCATCGGCAAGATCAAGGACATGATGGTTCGTCGCGCCGTCTGA
- the sdhC gene encoding succinate dehydrogenase, cytochrome b556 subunit codes for MAEMTIKKRPKNLDLTTIRLPLPGKVSILHRVSGVGLFLCLPLLLWLFGASLASPEGFSGVKAIAGMFLVKVILAGLVWAFMHHFCAGIRFLLLDLHVGIEKEAANKSAGVVLAVSLPLTAILVWGVLL; via the coding sequence ATGGCAGAAATGACCATCAAGAAACGTCCAAAAAATTTGGACTTGACTACAATTAGGTTGCCGTTGCCTGGCAAGGTTTCAATTCTGCATCGCGTCAGCGGTGTGGGTTTGTTCCTTTGTCTTCCGCTTCTGCTATGGCTGTTTGGTGCAAGCTTGGCCTCGCCCGAGGGCTTTTCCGGTGTCAAGGCGATTGCCGGTATGTTTTTGGTGAAAGTGATTCTGGCGGGCTTGGTCTGGGCGTTCATGCATCATTTCTGCGCCGGTATCCGCTTCCTGCTGCTCGACCTGCATGTTGGCATCGAAAAAGAGGCTGCTAACAAGTCCGCTGGAGTGGTGTTGGCTGTCAGCCTGCCGCTGACCGCGATCCTGGTTTGGGGGGTTCTTCTGTGA
- the sdhD gene encoding succinate dehydrogenase, hydrophobic membrane anchor protein encodes MINRIVVGAHYGLKDWIAQRATAVIMAVYSVLIAAVLLVVRPATFEAWQGVFANGVIKFLTFLFFVSLFYHAWIGVRDIWMDYVKPTGIRLTLHVLTICALVGYTAWAAAILWRL; translated from the coding sequence GTGATCAACCGTATTGTTGTGGGTGCCCATTACGGCCTGAAGGACTGGATTGCCCAGCGTGCTACCGCGGTCATCATGGCTGTTTACTCCGTGCTGATTGCTGCTGTGTTGTTGGTTGTTCGTCCGGCTACCTTTGAGGCTTGGCAGGGTGTTTTTGCCAATGGCGTCATCAAGTTCCTGACTTTCCTCTTCTTCGTCAGTTTGTTCTACCACGCCTGGATCGGCGTGCGTGACATCTGGATGGATTACGTGAAGCCGACGGGTATCCGTTTGACTCTGCACGTCCTGACCATTTGCGCTCTGGTGGGCTACACCGCCTGGGCTGCTGCGATTCTCTGGAGGCTGTAA
- the sdhA gene encoding succinate dehydrogenase flavoprotein subunit: MSIPVLKFDAVIVGAGGAGLRSAIQLSEAGLKTAVLSKVFPTRSHTVAAQGGVAASLGNSEEDHWTWHMYDTVKGSDWLGDQDAIEFMCKKANEVVVELEHYGMPFDRTDDGKIYQRPFGGHMSNFGEKPVRRSCAAADRTGHAMLHAMYQRNVKANTQFFVEWMALDLIRDEEGHVLGVTAMEMETGQIVIFHARATIFATGGAGRIFYSSTNAFINTGDGLGMAARAGIPLEDMEFWQFHPTGVAGAGVLITEGVRGEGGILRNSSKERFMERYAPNAKDLASRDVVSRAMATEIKEGRGCGVNKDYVLLDITHLDPATIMKRLPGIHEIGLQFAGVDCLKEPLPVVPTCHYQMGGIPTHYSGRVVMPQGGDMNAVVPGFYAGGECACASVHGANRLGTNSLLDLLVFGKSAGDSAVEDLRAGRAHRDLPKDVADKTLARISALDNRKGGANVHETRLAMQRTMQDHAGVFRFGDMLKQGVEKILEVEKAARQLEIKDKSMAWNTARTEALEMENLIEVAKATMISAEARKESRGAHVRDDAPDTAEFPNGRNDKEWLKHTLFSPVDNSISYKPVNMQPLTVEAVALKTRSY; this comes from the coding sequence GTGAGTATTCCTGTTCTCAAGTTTGATGCGGTGATCGTTGGTGCTGGCGGTGCCGGTCTGCGTTCCGCAATCCAATTGTCCGAAGCCGGCCTGAAGACTGCCGTGTTGTCCAAGGTTTTTCCGACCCGTTCGCATACCGTTGCGGCGCAGGGTGGTGTTGCTGCTTCCCTTGGTAATTCCGAGGAAGATCACTGGACGTGGCACATGTACGATACCGTCAAGGGTTCCGACTGGCTCGGCGACCAGGACGCGATCGAATTCATGTGCAAGAAGGCCAACGAAGTGGTCGTTGAACTCGAACACTACGGCATGCCTTTCGACCGTACCGACGACGGCAAGATCTATCAGCGTCCGTTCGGCGGCCACATGTCCAACTTTGGCGAAAAGCCGGTGCGCCGCTCCTGCGCTGCCGCTGACCGTACCGGTCACGCCATGCTGCACGCCATGTATCAGCGCAACGTCAAGGCCAATACCCAGTTCTTCGTTGAATGGATGGCACTTGACCTGATTCGTGACGAAGAAGGCCATGTCCTCGGCGTTACTGCGATGGAAATGGAAACCGGTCAGATCGTGATCTTCCACGCTCGCGCCACCATTTTTGCAACCGGCGGTGCCGGCCGCATCTTCTACTCTTCGACCAACGCGTTTATTAACACCGGTGACGGCCTAGGCATGGCGGCTCGTGCCGGTATCCCGCTCGAAGACATGGAGTTCTGGCAGTTCCACCCGACCGGTGTTGCCGGTGCTGGCGTGCTGATTACCGAAGGTGTGCGCGGCGAAGGCGGCATCCTGCGGAACAGCAGCAAGGAGCGCTTCATGGAGCGCTATGCTCCGAACGCCAAGGATTTGGCTTCGCGTGACGTGGTTTCCCGCGCCATGGCTACCGAAATCAAGGAAGGCCGCGGCTGTGGCGTGAACAAGGACTACGTCCTGCTCGACATCACCCACCTCGACCCCGCTACCATCATGAAGCGTCTGCCGGGTATCCACGAAATCGGCCTGCAGTTTGCTGGTGTCGATTGCCTGAAGGAGCCGCTGCCGGTTGTCCCGACCTGCCACTACCAGATGGGCGGTATTCCAACCCATTACTCCGGCCGTGTCGTGATGCCGCAGGGCGGCGACATGAACGCCGTCGTGCCCGGTTTCTACGCTGGCGGCGAGTGTGCATGTGCTTCTGTCCATGGTGCTAACCGTCTCGGTACCAACTCGCTGCTCGACCTGCTGGTGTTCGGCAAGTCGGCTGGCGATTCCGCCGTTGAAGACCTTAGGGCTGGCCGCGCTCACCGCGATCTGCCGAAGGACGTCGCCGACAAGACCCTGGCCCGCATCAGCGCGCTAGACAACCGCAAGGGCGGCGCCAACGTGCACGAAACCCGCCTGGCCATGCAGCGCACCATGCAGGATCACGCCGGCGTGTTCCGCTTCGGCGATATGCTGAAGCAGGGTGTCGAGAAGATTCTCGAAGTCGAAAAGGCCGCTCGCCAACTCGAAATCAAGGACAAGTCGATGGCCTGGAATACGGCCCGCACCGAAGCACTCGAAATGGAAAACCTGATCGAAGTCGCCAAGGCCACGATGATCTCCGCCGAGGCTCGCAAGGAATCGCGCGGCGCCCACGTCCGCGACGATGCGCCGGATACCGCCGAGTTCCCGAACGGCCGCAACGACAAGGAGTGGCTGAAGCACACGCTGTTCTCGCCGGTTGATAACTCGATCAGCTACAAGCCGGTCAACATGCAACCCCTGACCGTCGAGGCCGTAGCCCTCAAGACGCGCTCGTACTAA